The genomic interval TCTGTGGATCTTTCTTATCTTTTTTAGCATTGCGGTCAAAAGCATTACTGGAAAGGTCGCGTACAATCTCCTCTACCTTCCTCACCGACAGGTCTTCGTCCATGATTTTTTTGAAGATAGCCAGTTTTGTGTCCACATGTTCTATATTGATAATAGCCCTGGCATGCCCCATGCTTATTTTGTTATCCCGTAAAGCTACTTGTATTTCCGGCGGTAATTTAAGCAGACGGATATAGTTATTTACTGTTGTGCGGTTCTTGCCTACCCGTTCACCCAGTTCATCCTGCTTGAGATTACATTCGCTGATGAGGCGCTGGTAGCTAAGGGCAATTTCTATAGAATTCAGGTTTTCACGCTGAATGTTTTCAATCAGGGCCAGTTCCAGCATTTGCTGGTCATTGGCGGTACGTACATAAGCCGGAATGGATTTTAAGCCAGCAATTTTAGATGCCTGCAATCTTCTTTCCCCGGAAATCAGCTGATACTGATCCCGGCTCAATTGCCTCACGGTAATAGGCTGAATAATTCCCTGTACCCGGATAGATTCAGCCAGTTCGTTGAGTGCATCCGTATCAAAATATGAACGTGGCTGAAAAGGATTCACTTCAATGGCATGTATATCTATTTCGCTCATGGTATTGAGCGTTTGCAGGCTGGTTAAATTATCGTTATTTACAGATTCAGAATCCTGAAGGAGTGCACCTAATCCCCGGCCCAATGCATTTCTTTTCTTTACTATTTTATTATTCTGCTGAGTCATTTTTTGCTAAATATTTTAAAAGCAGGCATTAGTAAACTTATGAAATATGATAACACCTGCAAAGATTGATCATACTTATCAATCTTATTTAATTAAGTCTGCTCTGTAAGTCCATTTTTTACCAGAATTTCCCTGGCTAAGTTCAGATAACTGATCGCCCCTTTGCTATCTGCGTCATGGGCAATAGCCGGAATCCCAAAACTAGGAGACTCACTCAACCGGATATTACGTGGTATAATGGTATTAAACACCATTTGCTGAAAATGCGAGTTTACCTCATCTACTA from Rhodocytophaga rosea carries:
- a CDS encoding ParB/RepB/Spo0J family partition protein; amino-acid sequence: MTQQNNKIVKKRNALGRGLGALLQDSESVNNDNLTSLQTLNTMSEIDIHAIEVNPFQPRSYFDTDALNELAESIRVQGIIQPITVRQLSRDQYQLISGERRLQASKIAGLKSIPAYVRTANDQQMLELALIENIQRENLNSIEIALSYQRLISECNLKQDELGERVGKNRTTVNNYIRLLKLPPEIQVALRDNKISMGHARAIINIEHVDTKLAIFKKIMDEDLSVRKVEEIVRDLSSNAFDRNAKKDKKDPQKYEFVQIQSKLSSHFGTKVNIKSDEKNKGEIKIPFSSQEDLNRILELLNM